The sequence below is a genomic window from Ensifer adhaerens.
TTGTGCTGCTCGGCGGTCTCTTCTTCGGCAAGTCCCTGCTCGGCTATGTCTTCAACGCCGCCTTCCGGCTGGACGACGAGGGCTGGCGCAAGCTCACCTTCCGCTGGGGCCTGTTCTTCCTGTTTCTCGCCGTGCTGAACGAAGTCGTCTGGCGCAATTTCTCCGACGATGCCTGGATCACCTTCAAGGTCTGGGGCACCATGCCGATCACCATCCTCTTCACCATGTCGCAAATGCCGCTGATCATGAAGCATTCGCTGGAGGAGGAGGGGGACAAGGAGAGCCAGCCGTGACGGCTGCGATCGGTCAGCGGCCTGATGCCTTGCGGTCTTCCGCGATCTGGCTGGGCGTTGCTCTGGCTATCCTGGCCATCCAGATCGTCACCGAGCATTTCATGGGCCGGCTCTGGATCTGCTCCTGCGGTGACATCAAGCTCTTCGAACCCTCGGTGCATTCTTCAGGCAATTCCCAGCACATTTCAGACTGGTACACCCCGTCCCATATCATTCACGGTTTCATCTTCTACGGCATCGGGTTTCTTCTGCTCCGGCGCTATCCGGTGGCATTGCGCCTCGCATTTGCGACCCTGATCGAAGCCGGGTGGGAGATTCTGGAAAACTCGCCCATCATCATCGAGCGGTATCGTTCGGTGACGGTCTCTTACGGCTATGAAGGGGACAGTATCCTGAATTCGGCGATGGACACCGTGGCCATGGCGGTCGGCTTTTTCTTCGCGGCGAGGGCACCCGTCTGGCTGACGATTGTCATCGCCGTCTGCTTCGAGATCGCCACCGCCATCATCATCCGCGACAACCTTGCGCTCAACATCATCATGCTGATCTGGCCGATCGATGCGATCCGGCAATGGCAATCGGCGCTTTAGGCCCGCGTCAGGACTTGCCCGCCAGCGCCTTCTCCACCGCGGGCATCAGCTCCTTCTCGATGCTTGCCGGATCAAACGGGCCGACCTTCTTGTAGACGATCTTGCCGGTCTGATCGACGAGATAGCTTTCCGGGATGCCGTAGACGCCCCAGTCTATGGCGGCGGCGCCGTTCGGGTCGGTGCCGATGGCGGCGAAGGGGTTGCCGAAATCGCCGAGGAAGGCGAGCGCGTTGTCGGTCTTGTCCTTGTAGTTGATGCCGACGACATTGATGCGCGGGTCCTTGGAAATCGCCATGATTTCCGGCGCTTCGTCGCGGCAGGGAATGCACCACGAGGCCCAGACATTGACGAGTGTCAGCTTGCCCTTGACCTGCGCGTCAATGAGGGCGGGGCGGTTGGAACCTTCCAGCGCGTTGAGATTCAACGAGGGGGCTTGTCGGCCGATGAGCGCCGAGGGCAGCGTTGCCGGATTGCCGCCGCTGGTCAGCTGTTTCCAGAAAATGCCGGCCAGCGCCAGAAAAGTGACGATGGGCAGGAAGGCGATGATGACGCCGACGCGCGAAAGCTTCGGGCGGATGGGCTCTTCCGTGGGCTGATCTGTCATGCGTCGATTGTCTTTTCTGTTGCGGGCTCGCCGGTGGTCGCCTGGCGGGCCGAACGGCGGCGGATGCCGGTCTCTTCCAGGCGCTTCAGTTCGCGCTGGCGGCCACGGCTGTCGAGCAGCACCCAGCCGATGATGACGATCATCGCGACGAGCGTGATGGCATAGGAGGCGAGCACATAGCCTTCGTTATGGGCGAGTTCCATTCTCTCAACCCTCCTGGCCGCGGGCGGCCGAACGGGCGGCGATGCGGCGCATGGCGGCGACGCGGCGACGCCAGATTTCGGTGCGCATGGCCATCATGTGCAGCGTGAAGAAGAGCATGGTGAAGGCAATCGCCATGATGAGAAGCGGCCGCAGGAATTCCGGGTCCACCGCGGGCCCGCCCATGCGCACGACGGAGGCCGGCTGGTGCAGCGTGTTGAACCAGTCGACCGAGAACTTGATGATCGGGATATTGACGAAGCCGATCAGGATCATGACGGCCGAAACGCGCGCCGCGCGCGACGGGTCGTCCATGGCGCGGTTGAAGGCGATGAGGCCGAGATACATGAGGAAGAGGATGAAGACGGAGGTCAGTCGCGCATCCCAGACCCACCACGTTCCCCACATCGGCTTGCCCCAGAGCGAGCCGGTGACGAGGGCCACGAAGGTGAAGGCCGCGCCCAGCGGGGCCGCGACGCGCGCGGACACATCGGCCAGCGGATGGCGCCAGACCAGCGTGCCGACGGCGGACGCCGCCATGATCGTGTAGCACATCATCGAAAGCCAGGCGGCCGGCACGTGGATATACATGATGCGGACGGTCTCGCCCTGCTGGTAATCGCCGTCGGTGGTGAAACAGAGCCAGAGGCCGACCGCGAAAAGCACCGCCGTCATGCCAGCCATCCACGGAATGAGCTTGCCCGCCAGGGCAATGAACTTGGCCGGGTTGGCGAGGTCTGAAAAGCTTCTGATCGCAAGGCTCGTGTCTGTCATGGCGCCCTTTTACCGTCTGGCCCGGCAAGCTGCAATTGATCTTGGTCAACTCAAGAAGTTTTGATCAGTCCGAGGAGGCCCGAAGCGCCAGCGCCGCGGCCAGTGGGCCGATGACGGCGAAGACGAGGGTGAGCGCGATGAGATAGAGAAAAGGCTGCAGGAAGGGCGAGGGGTCCTGTGTCGCCGCATAGGCCGCGCCTGCGCCAAAGATCAGCACGGGGATGGTCAGCGGCAGGACGAGGATCGAGACCAGCAGCCCGCCGCGCGGTAGCGAGACGGCCACCGCCGCACCCGCCGCGCCGATGAAGGTGATGGCGGGCGTCCCGACCAACAGCGTCAACGCGGTCGCCCCCACCGACAGTGCGTCCATGTTCATGAAGAGCGCGAGCAGCGGCGAGGCGATGACGAGCGGCAGGCTGTGCGACAGCCAATGCGCCAGGCATTTCACGAAGACAGTCAGAACCAGCGGCGTCTCCTGCATCAGCATCAAATCCAGCGACCCGTCCTCGCGGTCGGCCTGGAACAGCCGGTCGAGGCCGAGCAGCGAGGCGAGCAGCGCGCCGATCCAGAGGATGGGCGGGCCGATGCGGGACAAGAGGTTCAGATCCGGCCCGACGCCAAAGGGAATGACGGCCACGACCGCCATGAAGAAGAGTACCCCGATGAGCGCACCGCCTCCGGCGCGGATGGAGAGACGAAGATCGCGGAGGAGGAGGGCGGTCATGGGTGGGGGCTCCTCGGGTTTCCGGCTGCGCACCCCCCTCTGCCCTGCCGGGCATCTCCCCCGCAAGGGGGGAGATTGGATGTGTCGCGCGCCTGCCACCCTCTCCAGCCGTCATCCTCGGGCTTGTCCCGAGGATCTGCTGTGCGGGCAGCGTGTTTCGGCGGTGCTGAATGTTTGGCGACGTGGTCAGATCCTCGGGACAGGCCCGAGGATGACGGCCTCATCTGGAGCTCACTCCCCATACTCAAACCCCTTCATCACCAGCGTCTTCACATCCTCAATCCCCAGCGGCTGATGCGTCGCGGCCACAAGCATGCCGCCCTTCGCCAGATGCGCCTGACACAGCCCCGCAAACATTGCGTCCGCCTTCACGTCCAGCGCCGCCGTCGGCTCGTCCAATATCCAGACCGGGCGCTTTGCCACCAGCAGCTTGGCCATGGCCATGCGGCGCTGCTGGCCGGCGGAGAGGTAGCCGAAGGGGAGGTGGGTGATGCCGGCGAGGCCGACCGCTTCGGCGGCTTCGTCGATGTCGAGGCCGGGTGCGGCGCCCTCCTTGGCCATGAACTGGGCCCAGAAGGTGAGGTTTTCTTCCACCGTCAGTTCCCGCTTCATGGCGTTGCGGTGGCCGAGATAGTGGCAGGCTTCGCGGGCGGGGCGGTCTTCACCACCGTCCACGAATCGCACCGTGCCCGCTTCCTGCGGCAGGAGACCGGCGAGCACGCGCAGCAGCGTCGACTTGCCCGACCCGTTCGGCCCGGTCACGACCAGCGCCTCGCCATCCGAAAGCGTGAAGGAAATGTCGCGGAAGAGGAGGTCTTCGCCCCGCCTTGCCGATAGCGCTTGCGCCTCGAACCGCATGTCCCACCGCCTCAACCGCAAGTGCTTCACCGCACTGCAAAAAAATTACACACTTGGACCTTCGCAGGTCTGGAACCTTCTTTAGAAAACATCTATAACGCCCGCAACACGCCAGCGGCCGGCGTGATCATTATCCTTGCGCCGAACGTGAATTCTTGAGGAAGACTTCTCGTGCGGACAGCGGAAATGGCCGTACCCGCATCCCATTTGCGCGAATTTCAAGCGCTCGGGCGTCCGCACGTCAAATTTGGCGAACAGACGAAACGGGGTTCTATCCGTGGCTACATCTCTTGACAGTTTCAAATGCCGCTCGACGCTGACCGTCAACGGCAAGGACTATGTCTACTACAGCCTTCCCACCGCCGAGAAGAACGGTCTCGCCGGCATTTCCAAGCTGCCCTATTCGATGAAGGTCGTGCTGGAAAACCTGCTGCGCAACGAAGACGGCCGCTCCGTCACCAAGGCCGATATCGAAGCCTGCGCCGCATGGCTCGTCAACAAGGGCAAGGAAGAGGCTGAAATCGCCTATCGCCCGGCCCGCGTTCTCATGCAGGACTTCACCGGCGTTCCCGCCGTCGTCGACCTGGCCGCCATGCGTGACGGCATCAAGGCGCTCGGTGGCGATCCGGAAAAGATCAACCCGCTGGTTCCCGTCGATCTCGTCATCGACCACTCGGTCATCGTCGACGAATTCGGCACGCCGCGCGCTTTCGCCCGCAACGTCGAGCTCGAATATGAGCGCAACGAAGAGCGCTACAAGTTCCTCAAGTGGGGCCAGCAGGCGTTCAAGAACTTCCGCGTGGTTCCGCCCGGCACCGGCATCTGTCATCAGGTGAACCTGGAATATCTGGGCCAGACCGTCTGGACCAAGGAAGAAGGCGGCGAAACGATCGCCTATCCCGACACCTGCGTCGGCACCGACTCGCATACCACCATGATCAACGGTCTCGGCGTTCTCGGCTGGGGCGTGGGCGGTATCGAAGCTGAAGCCGCCATGCTCGGCCAGCCGGTTTCCATGCTGCTGCCGGAAGTCATCGGCTTCAAGCTGACCGGCAAGCTCAAGGAAGGCGTCACCGCGACCGACCTC
It includes:
- a CDS encoding heme exporter protein C; protein product: MTDTSLAIRSFSDLANPAKFIALAGKLIPWMAGMTAVLFAVGLWLCFTTDGDYQQGETVRIMYIHVPAAWLSMMCYTIMAASAVGTLVWRHPLADVSARVAAPLGAAFTFVALVTGSLWGKPMWGTWWVWDARLTSVFILFLMYLGLIAFNRAMDDPSRAARVSAVMILIGFVNIPIIKFSVDWFNTLHQPASVVRMGGPAVDPEFLRPLLIMAIAFTMLFFTLHMMAMRTEIWRRRVAAMRRIAARSAARGQEG
- a CDS encoding cytochrome c biogenesis protein CcmG, thiol:disulfide interchange protein DsbE — encoded protein: MTDQPTEEPIRPKLSRVGVIIAFLPIVTFLALAGIFWKQLTSGGNPATLPSALIGRQAPSLNLNALEGSNRPALIDAQVKGKLTLVNVWASWCIPCRDEAPEIMAISKDPRINVVGINYKDKTDNALAFLGDFGNPFAAIGTDPNGAAAIDWGVYGIPESYLVDQTGKIVYKKVGPFDPASIEKELMPAVEKALAGKS
- a CDS encoding heme exporter protein D, with protein sequence MELAHNEGYVLASYAITLVAMIVIIGWVLLDSRGRQRELKRLEETGIRRRSARQATTGEPATEKTIDA
- a CDS encoding heme exporter protein A, with amino-acid sequence MRFEAQALSARRGEDLLFRDISFTLSDGEALVVTGPNGSGKSTLLRVLAGLLPQEAGTVRFVDGGEDRPAREACHYLGHRNAMKRELTVEENLTFWAQFMAKEGAAPGLDIDEAAEAVGLAGITHLPFGYLSAGQQRRMAMAKLLVAKRPVWILDEPTAALDVKADAMFAGLCQAHLAKGGMLVAATHQPLGIEDVKTLVMKGFEYGE
- a CDS encoding heme exporter protein B → MTALLLRDLRLSIRAGGGALIGVLFFMAVVAVIPFGVGPDLNLLSRIGPPILWIGALLASLLGLDRLFQADREDGSLDLMLMQETPLVLTVFVKCLAHWLSHSLPLVIASPLLALFMNMDALSVGATALTLLVGTPAITFIGAAGAAVAVSLPRGGLLVSILVLPLTIPVLIFGAGAAYAATQDPSPFLQPFLYLIALTLVFAVIGPLAAALALRASSD